A section of the Aricia agestis chromosome 4, ilAriAges1.1, whole genome shotgun sequence genome encodes:
- the LOC121725907 gene encoding UPF0692 protein CG33108, producing MCTTPPAPPPPPPPPPLPTQVSPSPKPISSSGDITPPSTTLDVCQWALSEPQLREVCSRNNICLDVKPYLYKYKDFKPIIQVGPTCGLVALSMLLNGAVTSDELFNITKMEGFSNNGEMFSCNNMAKLADKAISLAEFDNVRFHVKEGGLFSEDTVIDLLNGAALLVAYDADCNHAPCERKGHTAHWALICGVIIVSEVSEGEYTSDPNNVYVLSRHGKSKYLSAWKLDALAKSNQNLWEFSPKKKEDGMLYVLPEGGIGGKDGLRDQFLIFYGL from the exons atgtgTACCACACCACCGGCTCCGCCGCctccgccgccgcccccgccacTGCCAACTCAGGTTTCTCCTAGTCCAAAACCAATTTCAAGCTCAGGTGATATTACACCACCTTCAACAACATTAGATGTTTGTCAGTGGGCACTATCCGAACCCCAATTGCGGGAAGTATGCTCTAGAAACAATATTTGTTTGGATGTTAAACCATATCTATACAAATACAAAGATTTCAAACCCATTATTCAAGTTGGCCCAACTTGTGGACTTGTGGCTTTATCAATGTTGTTAAATGGTGCCGTCACCTCTGATgaactatttaatattacaaagatGGAAGGATTCAGTAACAATGGTGAAATGTTTAGTTGCAATAATATGGCTAAGCTTGCAGATAAAGCAATAAGTTTAGCTGAATTTGATAATGTACGATTTCATGTTAAAGAAGGTGGTTTGTTCAGCGAAGATACTGTGATTGACTTATTAAATGGAGCTGCTTTGTTAGTGGC CTATGATGCAGATTGTAATCATGCCCCATGTGAAAGAAAGGGTCACACTGCTCATTGGGCATTAATTTGTGGTGTTATAATTGTGTCAGAAGTTTCAGAGGGGGAATACACTTCTGATCCCAATAATGTGTATGTGTTGAGTAGACATGGCAAATCGAAGTACTTGTCTGCTTGGAAGCTGGATGCCCTGGCAAAGAGTAATCAAAATTTGTGGGAGTTTTCTCCTAAAAAGAAAGAGGATGGCATGCTCTATGTATTGCCAGAAGGTGGAATTGGAGGTAAAGATGGATTGAGAGatcagtttttgatattttatggttTGTAA